One Saimiri boliviensis isolate mSaiBol1 chromosome 17, mSaiBol1.pri, whole genome shotgun sequence genomic window carries:
- the LOC104651929 gene encoding nucleoside diphosphate kinase A isoform X2 gives MANCERTFIAIKPDGVQRGLVGEIIKRFEQKGFRLVGLKFMQASEDLLKEHYIDLKDRPFFAGLVKYMHSGPVVAMVWEGLNVVKTGRVMLGETNPADSKPGTIRGDFCIQVGRNIIHGSDSVESAEKEIGLWFHPEELVDYKSCAQNWIYE, from the exons ATGGCCAACTGTGAGCGTACCTTCATTGCAATCAAACCAGATGGGGTCCAGCGGGGTCTTGTGGGAGAGATAATCAAGCGTTTTGAGCAGAAGGGATTCCGCCTTGTTGGTCTGAAATTCATGCAA GCTTCTGAAGACCTTCTCAAGGAACACTACATCGACCTGAAGGACCGTCCATTCTTTGCTGGCCTGGTGAAATACATGCACTCAGGGCCAGTAGTTGCCATG GTCTGGGAGGGGCTGAATGTGGTGAAGACAGGCCGAGTCATGCTCGGGGAGACCAATCCTGCGGACTCCAAGCCTGGGACCATCCGTGGAGACTTCTGTATACAAGTCGGCAG GAACATTATACACGGCAGCGATTCCGTGGAGAGTGCAGAGAAGGAGATCGGCTTGTGGTTTCACCCTGAGGAACTGGTAGATTACAAGAGCTGTGCTCAGAACTGGATCTATGAATGA
- the LOC104651929 gene encoding nucleoside diphosphate kinase A isoform X1, which produces MLTMANCERTFIAIKPDGVQRGLVGEIIKRFEQKGFRLVGLKFMQASEDLLKEHYIDLKDRPFFAGLVKYMHSGPVVAMVWEGLNVVKTGRVMLGETNPADSKPGTIRGDFCIQVGRNIIHGSDSVESAEKEIGLWFHPEELVDYKSCAQNWIYE; this is translated from the exons ATGCT GACCATGGCCAACTGTGAGCGTACCTTCATTGCAATCAAACCAGATGGGGTCCAGCGGGGTCTTGTGGGAGAGATAATCAAGCGTTTTGAGCAGAAGGGATTCCGCCTTGTTGGTCTGAAATTCATGCAA GCTTCTGAAGACCTTCTCAAGGAACACTACATCGACCTGAAGGACCGTCCATTCTTTGCTGGCCTGGTGAAATACATGCACTCAGGGCCAGTAGTTGCCATG GTCTGGGAGGGGCTGAATGTGGTGAAGACAGGCCGAGTCATGCTCGGGGAGACCAATCCTGCGGACTCCAAGCCTGGGACCATCCGTGGAGACTTCTGTATACAAGTCGGCAG GAACATTATACACGGCAGCGATTCCGTGGAGAGTGCAGAGAAGGAGATCGGCTTGTGGTTTCACCCTGAGGAACTGGTAGATTACAAGAGCTGTGCTCAGAACTGGATCTATGAATGA